The Saccharopolyspora gregorii genomic interval CCGCCGCGGAGGTGCTGCCGCTGGTGCGCGAGCGGTGCCCGGAGGCGGTGCTGCACGTCGTCGGCTCCAACCCGACCGAGGAGGTGCTGGCGCTCGCCGGGGACGGCGTCGAGGTGCACGGCTGGGTGCCGGACCTCGCCGCGCTGTACGAGCGCAGCCGGGTCGTGCTGGCGCCGCTGCGCTTCGGCGCGGGCGTGAAGGGCAAGGTGGGGGAGGCCCTCGGGCTGGGTGTGCCGGTGGTGGGCACCACGCTGGCGATGGAGGGCATGCACCTGGAGCCGGAGCAGGACGTGCTCGTCTCGGACGACGCTGCGGGGCTGGCGGCGGCCGTGGTCCGGCTGCTCACCGAGGACGCCACCTGGTCGCGGCTGTCCGCGGCGGGCAAGGCGGGCATCGCCGCCCAGTTCGGCCCGGACGTATCCCGAGCAGCGATCGCGAAACTCCTCGAGACGGAACTGTGAACTCGGTCCGCGTCGTGGTGGGGTGGCGGAACCTCAGCGTCCTCCTCGCTGCGGGATCGTTTCTCCGCCACAGGAGAAAACGCTGTCCTCGCGAGGAGGGCGCTGAGAACCCGCGGGTGGTCCCGTTGATCAGGTGGTCGGCGGCTCAGCGGCTTCGCCGCTGACGGGACACGGCCGGACTCGCCGGGCCGTGAGGTTCCGCCATCTCGGTGTTGCGCGGGGCGAGTCGGCGGACGGGGCAGGGGCATCGACGTGGAACGGCCCGCCATCCCGGGGATGGCGGGCCGTCGGTGTCCGGGAGCCGTCAGTCGCGGACGGTCGGCGGCGTCTGCGCGAGCTGCTGGTCCAGCAGCGCCTTGAACGCGGTCTGCGCGGCCGCCTTGTCCGGCGCGTTCACGTCCACGATGACCGCCCAGCCGTGCGCCACGTAGGCGGTGCGGTACACGCCGCCGCCGGTCGTCATGACCTCCACGCCCCGGTACGACAGGTCCTCGTCCGCGGCGAGGCCCTGCTGGTCGTCCAGGTAGGCCTCCGCGACCGACTGCGCCGCGGTCTGGTCCGGCATCCGCACCGCGATCAGCACCGAGGTGGCGGCCCCGTCGCTGCGGCTGAAGAACGCGTCGATCAGCCCGCCCTGCAGCGCGGCGGCGCGCACCGGGTCCCGCAGCACTCCGGACTTGGGGCTGTTCTCCAGCGCCGCGCGGTCCAGCGGACCGTTGTACGGGTGCGGCTGGCCCGGCGGCACGGCCACCAGGACCTCGGGGGTGGCGGCCGGCGCGGGCTTCGGCGCGGGCGGTTCCGGCAGCGGCTCGCTGGTGGGCACCGGCGGTGCCTGCTGCTCGGTGGGGCGCTGCGGTTCCGCCTGGTCGTCACCGGAGGTGAAGTAGAAGACCCCGGCGACGATGACGCCCACGAGCAGCACCGCGCCGAGCGCGATGCCCGCGATGGTCTTGCCCTTCGAACCGCCGTCGCCGACCTCGAAGACCTCCGGGCCCTGCCGCATCCAGCTGGTGTCGCCGTGCTCGGGGGCCGACGGCTGCTCCGGTTCGCCCCACGGGGAGGCCTTCTCACCGGTGTTCCACCCGGGCTGCTGGTTCCAGCCGGGCTGCTGCTGGGCCCACGGCTGCTGCTGGCCGACGTTGACGACCTGGGTGCTCTCCGACTGCTGCGCCATCGGGTTCGGCACGACCTGCGTGGACTCGTTCGACGGCTGCGGTTGCTGCGGCTGCTGCTGGGCGGCCTGCGCGCCCTGCGCCGCGGCGGCGCCCCAGTTGAACGCGGGCGGGAACGGGCTCTGCTGACCACTTTGCGGGGTCCCCTGTTGGGGGAAGCCACCGGAGGGCGTGCCGGGCTGCTGCTGCGGGAGGTCGCCGGATGCGGGTCCGGATTGCCCGCCCTGCGACCTACCGATCAGCGCGTCCCGCCGGGAGCGGTACTCCTCGGCGGAGATCCTGCCTGCCGCGAGTTCGGCGTCGAGGTTGTGCAGCTCGTCTTGCCAGGTCACCGATGCGCCCTTTCCGGTTTTCACGAGTCGCTGCCGATGTGCGATCGATCGTCATTTTGCACCCCCAGGAGTGCGCGCGATGCACCGGCCGGATAACGATCCGCCCGGTGTGAGCAACCGCGCGCGGTCGCGCTCGTCGAAACGCGCGTCGAGATCGCGGTGCCACCGGATACGCTACTCGGCGTCGAGGCTGGGATCGACGGTGACATCGCGGGGGTGAAACGGATGGGCACGCAGCGTGTCGACCACGCCCATCCGGAGCGGTTCGCCGAGCCCTCGCACGGTTTCGCCTGGATCCGCATGATCGGTGCGCTGGTCGTGATCTACGGGCACAGCTCGCCGCTGGTCGGAACGGGAGAACTGTTCCCGCCGGAATGGCCGGTGCAGCCCGACGAGGGCGTGCTCATGGGCTTCTTCGCGATGAGCGGATTCCAGATCACCGAGAGCTGGGTGCGCGATCCGCACCCGCTCCGGTTCGCCGCGAAGCGGGTGCTGCGGCTGTGGCCGCCGATGCTGACGGTGACCCTCGGGATGGCGCTGATCGTCGGCCCGCTGGTGACGACGCTGCCGGTGCGCGAGTACTTCGCCGCGCACGACACCTGGGGCTACGTCGTCAACAACGCCGGGATGCTGACGCTGCAGCACACCCTCCCCGGCGTGTTCACCGCGAACCCGTGGCCGGACGCGGTGAACGGTTCGCTGTGGACGCTGCCGATGGAGCTGCTCGCCTACGGCGGGTTGTACGCGCTGCTGCTCCTGGGCGCGGCGAAGCAGCGGTGGCGCTGGCTGGCGGTCGCGGCGCTGGTCGCGCTGGTGGTGTGGGACCGGCACCTGGAGCAGATCCCGGGCGCGGAGTCGGGCGGTGCGCTGCTGAGCGTCCCGGTCGAGTCGCTGGTGGCGTTCCTGGTGGCGTTCGCGCTGGGCGTGGTGCTGAACCTGTACCGCGTCCCGTTGTCGCCGACGGCCGCGCTCGCGGGGCTGGTGGTGCTGGCGGCGATGCCGAACAGCATCGCGGCGTCGTTCCTGATGACCTTCGTGGCGAGCTACGCGGTGGTGGTGGCGGGGCACTTCTGGCCGTCGCGGCTGACGGTGCCCGGCTGGTTCGTCAACGGCAGCTACGGCGTGTACGTGTGGGGCTTCCCGGTGCAGCAGCTGCTGGCGATGGCGGGGATCGCGAACCAGTACGTGATGCTGCTGTGCGCGGCGCCGATCGCGTACGTGCTGGGCACGGCGTCCTGGGTGTTCGTCGAGGACCCGACGATGAAGCTGCGCCGCTACGTGGCGCCGGACCGGCCCGCCCGCGCCGCCGAGCAGCGCCCGCGGGACGGCCGGGAGGACGGCGACCGCTGGGCGGACGAGGACGGCTGGGCGGACGAGGACGACCGGGACGGCTGGGACGACGAGGACGGCTGGGACGACCGGGAGGACTGGTCGGACGAGGACCGCGACGATCGCGAACGCTGCGACGATCGCGAACGCTGGGACAGCCGGAACGACCGCGAACGCTGGGACGACCGCGACGACCGCGAACGCTGGGACGACCGCGACGACCGGTACGACCACCGGGAGAGCGGGCACCGGGCGCGTGGTGACGACCTGGGCCGCGCGGCTCGGGACGGCCGCGCCGTGCTCGCCGCCCACCCGGCCCACGCCGAGCGCGACGACCTCGACCCCCGGTTCGAGCGGGCCGCCGCGCCCGCCGGCCCGCCGGAGCAGACCCGACACCGGGCCGACCCGCCGACCCACCGCGCCGAACCCGTCCGGCCCGAACCGGCCAGGCTCGAACCCGGCAGGCCTGAACCGGCCAGGCCCGACCCGGCCGCGCGCGCCGATCCGCTCTCCCCCGCCGAGCCGACCCAGCGCGCCGAGGCGATCCGGAGCCCGGAACCGGCCCGGCCCGCCGCGCAGCCCCGGCGCTCCGAGCCCACCCAGCGGGTCGAACCGGCCCAGCACGCCGGCTCGACCCGGCGGGTGGATCCGACCCGGCGCC includes:
- a CDS encoding flagellar basal body-associated FliL family protein; its protein translation is MTWQDELHNLDAELAAGRISAEEYRSRRDALIGRSQGGQSGPASGDLPQQQPGTPSGGFPQQGTPQSGQQSPFPPAFNWGAAAAQGAQAAQQQPQQPQPSNESTQVVPNPMAQQSESTQVVNVGQQQPWAQQQPGWNQQPGWNTGEKASPWGEPEQPSAPEHGDTSWMRQGPEVFEVGDGGSKGKTIAGIALGAVLLVGVIVAGVFYFTSGDDQAEPQRPTEQQAPPVPTSEPLPEPPAPKPAPAATPEVLVAVPPGQPHPYNGPLDRAALENSPKSGVLRDPVRAAALQGGLIDAFFSRSDGAATSVLIAVRMPDQTAAQSVAEAYLDDQQGLAADEDLSYRGVEVMTTGGGVYRTAYVAHGWAVIVDVNAPDKAAAQTAFKALLDQQLAQTPPTVRD
- a CDS encoding acyltransferase — protein: MGTQRVDHAHPERFAEPSHGFAWIRMIGALVVIYGHSSPLVGTGELFPPEWPVQPDEGVLMGFFAMSGFQITESWVRDPHPLRFAAKRVLRLWPPMLTVTLGMALIVGPLVTTLPVREYFAAHDTWGYVVNNAGMLTLQHTLPGVFTANPWPDAVNGSLWTLPMELLAYGGLYALLLLGAAKQRWRWLAVAALVALVVWDRHLEQIPGAESGGALLSVPVESLVAFLVAFALGVVLNLYRVPLSPTAALAGLVVLAAMPNSIAASFLMTFVASYAVVVAGHFWPSRLTVPGWFVNGSYGVYVWGFPVQQLLAMAGIANQYVMLLCAAPIAYVLGTASWVFVEDPTMKLRRYVAPDRPARAAEQRPRDGREDGDRWADEDGWADEDDRDGWDDEDGWDDREDWSDEDRDDRERCDDRERWDSRNDRERWDDRDDRERWDDRDDRYDHRESGHRARGDDLGRAARDGRAVLAAHPAHAERDDLDPRFERAAAPAGPPEQTRHRADPPTHRAEPVRPEPARLEPGRPEPARPDPAARADPLSPAEPTQRAEAIRSPEPARPAAQPRRSEPTQRVEPAQHAGSTRRVDPTRRPEPTPRPEPARRPDSSRRPDADHHPERPAEPHPAEDVETARDFPPVSWPSAEQDAEPAAARSFTGDLADPSATPPRRRGRHAAPPPEAEETRPLDRFPPHRS